A section of the Pseudomonas lini genome encodes:
- the glyA gene encoding serine hydroxymethyltransferase — translation MYDTTLTLKAFDAELCEAIHNEEHRQEDHVELIASENYASPLVMKIQSTVLTNKYAEGYPGKRYYSGCEYVDVAERLAIERVKALFNCDYANVQPHAGAQANAAVFLALINPGDTVMGMNLAQGGHLTHGNPSNFSGRHYKIVPYGLDPQTGFLDYDEMERIALETRPKMLIGGFSAYSRYKDWARMRAIADKVGAIFWVDMAHVAGLVAAGEYPDPLPHAHVVTSTTHKTLRGPRGGLILSKGQDEAFYKKLDSAVFPGVQGGPLMHQIAAKAVAFKEALRPEFKTYQAQVVINARAMAAVLQERGYKIVSGGTDNHMMLIDLSDRPYTGKEADAALSNAYITANKNSVPNDPRSPFVTSGLRIGTPAITTRGFGVIECEQLAGWLCDVLDALENGNSEKVGHHVREQVVALCRRHPVYR, via the coding sequence ATGTACGACACAACACTGACCCTTAAAGCATTCGACGCCGAGCTGTGTGAGGCGATTCATAACGAAGAACATCGTCAGGAAGACCACGTCGAACTGATCGCTTCCGAAAATTACGCCAGCCCTCTGGTGATGAAAATCCAGAGCACCGTGCTCACCAACAAATACGCCGAAGGCTATCCAGGCAAGCGCTACTACAGCGGCTGTGAGTATGTCGATGTGGCCGAGCGCCTGGCCATCGAGCGGGTCAAGGCCCTGTTCAACTGTGACTACGCCAATGTGCAGCCACATGCGGGTGCACAGGCGAACGCCGCGGTATTCCTGGCTTTGATCAATCCCGGCGACACGGTGATGGGCATGAACCTGGCTCAGGGTGGGCACCTGACCCATGGCAACCCTTCAAATTTCTCGGGCCGTCATTACAAGATCGTTCCTTATGGCCTTGACCCGCAGACGGGCTTTCTCGACTACGACGAGATGGAACGTATCGCCCTGGAAACCCGGCCGAAGATGCTGATCGGTGGTTTTTCTGCCTACTCCCGGTACAAAGACTGGGCGCGCATGCGGGCCATTGCCGACAAGGTCGGCGCCATTTTCTGGGTCGATATGGCCCACGTCGCCGGGTTGGTCGCCGCGGGAGAATACCCGGACCCATTGCCGCACGCCCATGTGGTCACCAGCACTACGCACAAGACCCTGCGGGGCCCAAGGGGTGGCTTGATTTTGTCCAAGGGGCAAGATGAAGCATTCTACAAAAAGCTCGATTCTGCGGTATTCCCGGGTGTCCAGGGCGGCCCATTGATGCACCAGATCGCCGCCAAGGCCGTCGCTTTCAAGGAAGCACTGAGGCCCGAGTTCAAAACCTATCAGGCGCAGGTGGTGATCAACGCCCGGGCCATGGCGGCCGTGCTGCAAGAGCGGGGTTACAAAATCGTCTCCGGTGGCACCGATAACCACATGATGCTAATCGACCTGTCCGACAGGCCTTATACCGGTAAGGAAGCCGATGCGGCCCTGAGCAATGCCTACATCACCGCCAACAAGAACTCGGTGCCCAACGACCCGCGCTCACCGTTCGTGACCTCCGGGCTGCGCATCGGTACCCCGGCCATCACCACCCGTGGTTTCGGCGTGATCGAATGTGAACAATTGGCGGGCTGGTTGTGCGACGTACTGGACGCCCTGGAAAATGGCAACAGCGAGAAGGTCGGGCATCACGTGCGTGAGCAGGTGGTGGCGCTCTGCCGCCGTCATCCTGTCTATCGTTAA
- a CDS encoding aspartate aminotransferase family protein: protein MSSAPSYLMHNYARQPVSFSRGQGASLWDTHGVEYLDAIAGVAVTSLGHANPEIAAAIAEQASQLLHTTNMFRIEWQEQLSERLCVLSGMQRAFFCNSGAEANEAALKLARLHANARHVAQPQVLVMENSFHGRTLATLAATGNPAVQRGFEPLMPGFLRVPYDNIEAIREVAAQSPNIVAVLVEPVQGEGGVHAASTSYLQALRQLCDEHDWLMMVDEVQTGMGRTGAWFGFQHAGIVPDVITLAKALGNGFPIGACLARGKAAELFSPGHHASTFGGNPLACRVGCTVLDIMERDHIPQRAATSGRRLLAALQEALGNHSEVVSIRGLGLMVGIELNRECAELVGRARDEQRLLITVTRGTTLRLLPPLICEDSQIDDIAVRVTRLFS from the coding sequence ATGTCCTCTGCACCCTCGTACCTCATGCACAACTATGCTCGCCAGCCGGTCTCCTTCAGTCGAGGCCAAGGGGCATCTCTGTGGGACACGCACGGGGTCGAATACCTGGATGCAATCGCCGGTGTGGCGGTAACCAGTCTCGGGCATGCCAACCCCGAAATCGCCGCCGCCATTGCCGAGCAAGCGAGCCAGTTACTGCACACCACCAACATGTTTCGCATCGAATGGCAGGAGCAGTTGAGTGAGCGTTTGTGCGTCTTGTCGGGCATGCAACGCGCCTTTTTTTGCAACTCGGGGGCTGAAGCCAACGAAGCGGCGCTCAAGTTGGCCCGGCTGCACGCCAACGCCAGGCACGTGGCACAGCCACAAGTGTTAGTGATGGAAAACAGCTTTCACGGTCGCACCCTGGCCACCCTCGCAGCCACCGGGAACCCGGCCGTGCAGCGTGGCTTTGAGCCTTTGATGCCAGGCTTTCTACGGGTGCCTTACGACAACATCGAGGCGATCCGCGAGGTGGCGGCGCAATCACCCAACATCGTCGCGGTACTGGTCGAGCCCGTGCAGGGTGAGGGCGGTGTGCATGCCGCATCCACCAGTTATTTGCAGGCTCTGCGGCAACTGTGCGACGAGCACGATTGGCTGATGATGGTCGATGAAGTGCAAACCGGGATGGGCCGCACCGGTGCCTGGTTTGGTTTCCAACACGCGGGGATAGTGCCGGATGTCATCACGCTGGCCAAGGCACTGGGCAATGGCTTTCCCATTGGCGCATGCCTGGCTCGGGGTAAGGCCGCTGAACTGTTTTCCCCGGGCCATCATGCCTCCACTTTCGGCGGTAACCCCCTGGCCTGCCGCGTGGGATGCACCGTACTCGACATCATGGAGCGCGATCACATCCCGCAGCGCGCAGCCACATCTGGCCGTCGGCTGCTGGCTGCGCTGCAGGAGGCGCTGGGCAATCACAGCGAGGTCGTTTCCATTCGCGGCCTGGGCCTGATGGTCGGTATCGAACTGAACCGTGAGTGTGCCGAACTGGTCGGCCGGGCGCGGGATGAACAACGCCTGCTGATAACGGTGACTCGCGGCACCACCCTCCGATTGTTGCCGCCGTTGATCTGTGAGGACTCGCAGATCGACGACATCGCAGTGCGTGTTACTCGGCTCTTCTCGTAA